The proteins below come from a single Triticum aestivum cultivar Chinese Spring chromosome 5D, IWGSC CS RefSeq v2.1, whole genome shotgun sequence genomic window:
- the LOC123122687 gene encoding glutamyl-tRNA(Gln) amidotransferase subunit C, chloroplastic/mitochondrial, which produces MLSAAASAIPRLRWAAAPPGHASPSTRWSLLRRRPLSSSPNAAPTVGPGPLEPPDLPRLANSARISLSPQEAEEFAPKIQQVVDWFGQLQAVDLESIEPSLRADTAAGSSLREDKAEPFANRDAIIEALPSYDDPYIKVPNALTKE; this is translated from the exons AtgctctccgccgccgcctcggccattCCCAGGCTCCGCtgggccgccgcgccgccggggcACGCCTCGCCGAGCACCCGGTGGTCTCTGCTGCGGCGGCGCCCGCTCTCCTCCTCCCCGAACgcagcgcccaccgtggggccggggCCCCTGGAGCCGCCGGACCTTCCCCGCCTCGCCAACTCCGCCCGCATATCTCTCTCGCCGCAAGAG GCTGAGGAGTTCGCGCCCAAGATTCAGCAGGTGGTGGACTG GTTTGGGCAACTTCAAGCGGTTGATCTTGAGTCCATTGAGCCTTCACTTAGAGCTG ATACTGCAGCTGGTAGTTCTTTAAGAGAAGATAAGGCGGAACCATTTGCTAACAG AGATGCCATAATAGAGGCCCTTCCGAGTTATGATGATCCATACATCAAAGTGCCAAATGCGCTGACCAAAGAATGA
- the LOC123122688 gene encoding probable E3 ubiquitin-protein ligase BAH1-like 1, whose translation MKFGSIYEEYLRAEQDKYLAKCSHVEYKRLKKVLKRCRLDRSLQADGTNGEQQEDRSDDSSDACDCNSCTLCDQMFFTELTKETSDIAGYFSSRVQHLLNLHVPSGLQRYIWRVRQCFIDDQQIMVQEGRLLVNYVTMNAIAIRKILKKYDKVHGSVSGRDFRSKMQSEHTELLQSPWLIELGAFHLNCDSSDIDEPVGFFKNGFFKNFSCDLTGTQPVMTMAISETIKYDYSLTCPICLDTLFNPYALSCGHLFCKGCACGAASVYIFQGVRSAPPEAKCPVCREVGVFAHAVHMNELDLLIKTRCKDYWRCRLREERTEMVKQSKEYWESQAMLSMGI comes from the exons ATGAAGTTTGGTTCAATATATGAGGAGTACCTCAGGGCAGAGCAGGACAAATATCTTGCTAAATGCTCCCATGTAGAGTACAAACGTCTCAAGAAGGTATTGAAGCGATGCCGACTCGATCGCTCATTGCAAGCAGATGGCACCAACGGTGAGCAGCAGGAGGACAGGAGCGACGATTCTTCAGATGCTTGCGACTGCAATTCTTGCACAT TGTGTGATCAGATGTTCTTTACAGAACTCACCAAGGAGACTTCAGATATAGCTGGCTATTTCAGCTCTAGAGTACAGCATCTTCTAAATCTTCATGTTCCTTCAGGATTGCAACGGTATATATGGCGCGTACGTCAATGCTTCATAGATGATCAACAAATCATGGTTCAAGAAGGCAGACTGCTAGTCAACTATGTGACTATGAATGCTATTGCTATTCGCAAAATTCTCAAGAAATATGACAAA GTACATGGCTCTGTTAGCGGTAGAGATTTCAGGAGCAAGATGCAAAGTGAGCATACTGAACTGTTGCAGTCACCTTGGCTGATCGAGCTGGGTGCTTTCCATCTGAACTGTGATAGTTCAGACATTGATGAACCAGTAGGGTTCTTCAAGAACGGATTCTTCAAGAATTTTTCCTGTGACTTGACAGGAACACAGCCAGTAATGACAATGGCCATTTCTGAAACTATCAAATATGACTACAGTCTAACTTGTCCAATTTGCTTG GACACCTTGTTCAATCCATATGCGCTTAGCTGCGGTCACCTCTTCTGCAAAGGCTGTGCATGTGGTGCTGCATCTGTGTACATCTTCCAGGGTGTTAGGAGCGCACCTCCAGAGGCCAAGTGCCCTGTATGCCGAGAG GTTGGCGTGTTTGCTCATGCCGTGCATATGAACGAACTTGACCTGCTCATCAAAACCAG GTGCAAAGATTACTGGAGATGCAGGCTACGCGAGGAGCGGACCGAGATGGTGAAGCAATCCAAAGAATACTGGGAGTCCCAGGCCATGCTGTCGATGGGTATCTGA